Proteins found in one Pyrus communis chromosome 15, drPyrComm1.1, whole genome shotgun sequence genomic segment:
- the LOC137716793 gene encoding transcription factor MYB1-like, protein MGRNPCCSKEGVKRGPWTALEDKMLADYIQAHGEGKWSNVPKQAGLKRCGKSCRLRWLNYLRPSIKGGDITKDEEDLIIRLHKLLGNRWSLIAGRIPGRTKDEIENYWHCKLCKKQQEDHILSCRPSTSTEIADTVQQSKVEVHLENDPSCNNNFALGSSMLCNLTDIMAEESETSSGSLLSASKSREEDRSSCWENILMEDFHTREMSLSEFLDTDFTKLSNAFGFGMCDVMSNEVLLEGESGYGF, encoded by the exons ATGGGGAGAAATCCTTGTTGTTCCAAGGAAGGAGTGAAGAGAGGACCATGGACTGCTCTTGAAGACAAAATGCTTGCAGATTACATCCAAGCACACGGTGAAGGAAAATGGAGCAATGTTCCAAAACAAGCAG GGCTGAAGAGATGTGGGAAGAGTTGTAGGCTTCGGTGGCTGAATTATCTGAGACCAAGCATCAAGGGAGGCGACATTACAAAGGATGAAGAAGACCTCATCATCAGACTCCACAAACTCTTAGGCAACAG ATGGTCTCTAATAGCAGGGAGAATTCCAGGGCGAACAAAAGATGAAATCGAGAATTACTGGCACTGTAAATTATGTAAGAAACAGCAAGAGGATCATATATTATCATGTAGACCCTCCACCTCCACTGAGATCGCAGACACAGTACAACAGTCAAAAGTTGAAGTGCACTTAGAAAATGACCCCAGTTGCAATAATAATTTTGCATTGGGGTCCTCCATGCTTTGTAATTTAACTGACATCATGGCAGAAGAGTCTGAAACAAGTAGTGGGTCATTACTATCAGCATCAAAGTCGAGGGAAGAAGATCGTTCCAGCTGCTGGGAAAATATTTTGATGGAAGACTTCCACACGAGGGAGATGAGCCTCTCTGAGTTTCTGGATACTGACTTTACAAAGCTGAGCAATGCGTTTGGGTTTGGGATGTGTGATGTCATGAGTAATGAGGTGTTACTTGAAGGAGAATCTGGCTATGGATTCTGA